A genomic stretch from Buchnera aphidicola BCc includes:
- the aceE gene encoding pyruvate dehydrogenase (acetyl-transferring), homodimeric type, with protein sequence MSKDIFKDTDILETNEWIESINSVISRCGKKRACFLINKLLNLDVLQDYHLYKKNFTHYINTIHVNDEFKYPGNIYLEEKICSAVRWNAIMIVLHASRKNLDLGGHISSFQSSAMIYEVCFNHFFRASNNYDGGDLIYFQGHSAPGIYARAFLENRLTDKQMYNFRQETNNLGLSSYPHPKLMSNFWQFPTVSMGLSAISAIYQAKFLKYLMNRNLKDTSKQKVYAFLGDGEMDESESKGAITIAAREKLDNLIFVVNCNLQRLDGPVLGNGKIINELNDIFSGAGWYVIKVIWGSEWDYLLKKDYSGHLKKLMNETLDGDYQTFSSKNGAYIRKHFFGRYKETKKLVENMTDNDIENLKKGGHDFKKIYSAFCLAQSIKNKPVIILIHTIKGYGLGKIAEGKNIAHQIKNLDIQDLEHLKKHLKIELDSKSTKQLSFIKFSSNSEEYKYICNQRKKLYGYVPKRLENFTEKLVIPELNDFSSLFKEQKRPISTTVIFIRILNILLKNIHLKNRIVPIIADEARTFGMEGFFRQIGIYNYQGQKYIPADKDQFFYYKEDYTGQILQEGINELGACSSWLAAATSYSTNNFPMIPFYIYYSMFGFQRIGDFLWSCGDQKARGFLIGATAGKTTLNGEGLQHADGHSHILSSTIPNCVSYDPTYSYELAVIIQSGLTRMYGEKQEDIFYYITTYNENYVMPKMSEDMVYGICKGAYKLDTLKGNNGHIQFLGSGSILCVIRNAADILLSDYNIGSDIYSVTSFTEIARDGQDCFRWNMRNPLSKKRTPYITSIMNNSPAIAVTDYMKIFSEQIRAYIPAKVFNVLGTDGYGRSDSREKLRCFFEIDETNIICSALHALVVQGDIDSSIFLDALKKFNIFSNKLNPRLA encoded by the coding sequence ATGTCAAAAGATATTTTTAAAGATACTGATATTCTTGAAACTAATGAATGGATAGAATCAATTAATTCTGTAATTTCTAGATGTGGTAAGAAAAGAGCTTGTTTTTTAATAAATAAATTATTAAATTTAGATGTATTACAAGATTATCATTTATATAAAAAAAATTTTACTCATTATATTAATACTATTCATGTTAATGATGAATTTAAATATCCTGGTAATATTTATTTAGAAGAAAAAATTTGTTCAGCTGTTCGTTGGAATGCTATTATGATAGTATTACATGCTTCGAGAAAAAATTTAGATTTAGGTGGACATATTTCTTCTTTTCAATCTTCCGCTATGATTTATGAAGTGTGTTTTAATCATTTTTTTCGCGCTTCTAATAATTATGATGGAGGTGATTTAATTTATTTTCAAGGGCATTCAGCTCCAGGTATTTATGCTAGAGCATTTTTAGAAAATCGTTTAACAGATAAACAAATGTATAATTTTAGACAAGAAACTAATAATTTAGGTTTATCTTCGTATCCTCATCCTAAATTAATGTCTAATTTTTGGCAATTTCCAACTGTTTCTATGGGTTTAAGTGCAATTTCTGCAATCTATCAAGCAAAATTTTTAAAATATTTAATGAATAGAAATTTGAAAGATACATCTAAACAAAAAGTTTATGCTTTTTTAGGTGATGGAGAAATGGATGAATCAGAATCAAAAGGAGCTATAACAATAGCAGCAAGGGAAAAATTAGATAATTTAATCTTTGTAGTGAATTGTAATTTACAACGTTTAGATGGTCCGGTGTTAGGAAACGGGAAAATTATTAATGAATTAAATGATATTTTTTCTGGTGCAGGTTGGTATGTTATTAAGGTAATTTGGGGAAGTGAATGGGATTATTTATTAAAAAAAGATTATTCAGGACATTTAAAAAAATTAATGAATGAAACATTAGATGGAGATTATCAAACTTTTAGTTCAAAAAATGGTGCTTATATTCGTAAACATTTTTTTGGTAGATATAAAGAAACTAAAAAATTAGTAGAAAATATGACAGACAATGATATTGAAAATTTAAAAAAGGGTGGGCATGATTTTAAAAAAATTTATTCAGCTTTTTGTTTAGCACAATCAATAAAAAATAAACCAGTTATTATATTAATACATACTATTAAGGGATATGGTTTAGGGAAAATTGCTGAAGGAAAAAATATTGCTCATCAAATAAAGAATTTAGATATACAAGATTTAGAACATTTAAAAAAACATTTAAAAATAGAATTAGATTCTAAATCCACAAAACAATTATCTTTTATAAAATTTTCTTCTAATTCTGAAGAATATAAATATATATGTAATCAAAGAAAAAAATTATATGGATATGTTCCTAAAAGATTAGAAAATTTTACTGAAAAATTAGTTATACCAGAATTAAATGATTTTTCTTCTTTATTTAAAGAACAAAAAAGACCAATTTCAACAACTGTTATTTTTATTCGAATATTAAATATTTTATTAAAAAATATTCATTTAAAAAATAGAATTGTTCCAATTATTGCAGATGAAGCTCGTACTTTCGGTATGGAAGGTTTTTTTCGTCAGATTGGAATTTATAATTATCAAGGACAAAAATATATACCAGCTGATAAAGATCAGTTTTTTTATTATAAAGAAGATTATACGGGACAAATTTTACAAGAAGGTATAAATGAATTAGGTGCTTGTTCTTCTTGGTTAGCTGCAGCTACTTCTTATAGTACTAATAATTTTCCAATGATACCTTTTTATATTTATTATTCCATGTTTGGTTTTCAAAGAATAGGAGATTTTTTATGGTCTTGTGGAGATCAAAAAGCTAGGGGTTTTTTAATAGGTGCTACTGCAGGTAAAACTACTTTAAATGGAGAAGGATTACAACATGCTGATGGTCATAGTCATATTTTATCATCTACTATTCCTAATTGTGTATCGTATGATCCAACATATAGTTATGAACTTGCAGTAATTATACAATCTGGATTAACTAGAATGTATGGAGAAAAACAAGAAGATATTTTTTATTATATTACTACATATAATGAAAATTATGTAATGCCTAAAATGTCTGAAGATATGGTTTATGGTATTTGTAAAGGAGCATATAAATTAGATACTTTAAAAGGAAATAATGGTCATATTCAATTTTTAGGGTCAGGTTCTATTTTATGTGTTATAAGAAATGCAGCTGATATCTTATTGTCAGATTATAATATTGGTTCTGATATTTATAGTGTTACTTCATTTACAGAAATTGCTCGTGATGGTCAAGATTGTTTTCGTTGGAATATGCGAAATCCTTTGAGTAAAAAAAGAACACCGTATATTACTAGTATTATGAATAATTCTCCTGCTATTGCAGTTACAGATTATATGAAAATTTTTTCAGAACAAATTCGTGCATATATACCTGCAAAAGTATTTAATGTTTTAGGAACAGATGGATATGGTAGATCAGATAGTCGTGAAAAATTACGTTGTTTTTTTGAAATTGACGAAACAAATATTATTTGTTCTGCATTACATGCATTAGTAGTACAAGGTGATATAGATTCTAGTATATTTTTAGATGCATTAAAAAAATTTAATATTTTTTCAAATAAATTGAATCCACGTTTAGCATAA
- a CDS encoding 2-oxo acid dehydrogenase subunit E2 — protein sequence MDVEVRVPDIGIKDVEVIEIFVKKGDIVSKEDSLISVEGHKSVLEIPSPISGIIKKICTQVGDKLSIDKLILIINNNQENNISKKNNKDYIQNSIDYLNHTNNNNKDIKYLNEKNNKNIHASPYIRRFARILDINLLYINGSGKKGRIVKKDIEKYDFLNKNINNNFIEKNNCLTELNTKNIDNKSINQPLTRIQRISGKNLLNNWNNIPHVTQFDEADITELEDFRKSYNLNQLNKNKSFQKVSLLSFLVKSVIHALLKYPRFNSILDKSKKNIIIKKDINIGIAVDTHDGLLVPVLKSLKNKTIYEISNNIFNVVTKTKNNQLCTSEMTDGSFTISSLGGIGGIGFTPIINAPEVCILGISKADIKPVWNKKKFYPRLILPFSISYDHRVIDGADGVRFTTFLKDILSDIRILLM from the coding sequence GTGGACGTAGAAGTTCGTGTACCAGATATTGGAATTAAAGATGTTGAAGTAATTGAAATTTTCGTAAAAAAAGGAGATATAGTTAGTAAAGAAGATAGTTTAATTTCTGTTGAAGGACATAAATCAGTTCTTGAAATTCCATCTCCTATTTCTGGTATAATAAAAAAAATATGTACACAAGTAGGAGATAAATTATCTATTGATAAATTAATTTTAATAATTAATAATAATCAAGAGAATAATATTTCTAAAAAAAATAATAAAGATTATATTCAAAATAGTATTGATTATTTAAATCATACAAATAATAATAATAAAGACATAAAATATTTAAACGAAAAAAATAATAAAAATATTCATGCATCTCCTTATATTCGTCGTTTTGCAAGAATTTTAGATATTAATTTGTTATATATAAATGGAAGTGGAAAAAAAGGAAGAATTGTAAAAAAAGATATAGAAAAATATGATTTTTTAAATAAAAATATAAATAATAATTTTATAGAAAAGAATAACTGTTTAACAGAATTGAATACAAAGAATATAGATAATAAATCTATAAATCAACCATTAACTAGGATTCAAAGAATTTCTGGTAAAAATTTATTAAATAATTGGAATAATATTCCACATGTTACTCAATTCGATGAAGCAGATATAACTGAATTAGAAGATTTTAGAAAATCATATAATTTAAATCAATTAAATAAAAATAAATCTTTTCAAAAGGTTTCGTTATTATCGTTTTTAGTTAAATCTGTAATACATGCTTTATTAAAATATCCTAGATTTAATAGTATTTTAGATAAAAGTAAAAAAAATATAATTATTAAAAAAGATATTAATATTGGTATAGCTGTTGATACTCATGATGGTTTATTAGTACCAGTTTTAAAAAGTTTAAAAAATAAAACTATTTATGAAATATCAAATAATATTTTTAATGTAGTTACAAAAACTAAAAATAATCAATTATGCACCTCGGAAATGACTGATGGTAGTTTTACTATTTCTAGTTTAGGAGGAATTGGTGGTATTGGATTTACACCAATTATTAATGCTCCAGAAGTTTGTATATTAGGTATCTCAAAAGCAGATATAAAACCTGTTTGGAATAAAAAAAAATTTTATCCTCGTTTAATTCTTCCTTTTTCTATATCATATGATCATCGTGTAATAGATGGTGCTGACGGCGTTCGTTTTACTACTTTTTTAAAAGATATATTATCTGATATTAGGATATTGTTAATGTAG
- the lpdA gene encoding dihydrolipoyl dehydrogenase: protein MNKNINVNVVVIGGGPAGYSAAFRCSDLGFSTLIIEKYGILGGTCLNVGCIPSKSFLYLATLIKEIKEFSKYGIDLCANNKIDISKIMKWKDNIVLELSNGLKNMAEYRKIDILKGVAKFFKKNQLKVILNNGKISYIKYDYAIIATGSKPITLSNFFSKDSRIWNSTHALNSDFIPKKLLIIGAGIIGLEMATIYSTLGSEVDIIDNSEKFFPLIDKDVSDVFLKYIQKYFSISLNTSILSSISDKDGILVNTKINHNTYNSKMYHAILIAVGRTANTDCLDINIPGIKVDKYGFIQVDNQMRTNISNIFAIGDVVGQPMLAHKGMHEAHIAAEVIAGKKHFFDPKVIPCVAYCDPEIAWTGIMEEEAKNKGINCRSIIFPWKFLGKAISSNCSIPGLTKLIVDTNSNRIIGGVIIGKHAGELLSQINLSIEMGCDIEDIALTIHPHPSLSESINISAQLFNGTATDMINKNII, encoded by the coding sequence ATGAATAAAAATATTAATGTTAATGTAGTTGTTATTGGCGGAGGTCCGGCTGGATATTCCGCAGCATTTAGATGTTCTGATTTAGGATTTTCTACTTTAATAATAGAAAAATATGGAATTTTAGGAGGAACTTGTTTAAATGTAGGATGTATTCCATCTAAATCTTTTTTATATTTAGCTACTTTAATAAAAGAAATAAAAGAATTTTCTAAATATGGTATTGATTTATGTGCTAATAATAAAATTGATATATCAAAAATTATGAAATGGAAAGATAATATTGTTTTAGAGTTAAGTAATGGATTAAAAAATATGGCAGAATATAGAAAAATTGATATATTAAAAGGAGTAGCTAAATTTTTTAAAAAAAATCAATTAAAAGTAATTTTAAATAATGGAAAAATATCTTATATAAAATATGATTATGCTATTATTGCTACAGGTTCTAAACCTATTACTTTATCAAATTTTTTTAGTAAAGATTCTCGTATTTGGAATTCTACACATGCTTTAAATTCTGATTTTATTCCTAAAAAATTGTTAATTATAGGTGCAGGTATCATTGGTTTAGAAATGGCAACTATTTATAGTACTTTAGGATCTGAAGTAGATATAATTGATAATTCTGAAAAATTTTTTCCGTTAATTGATAAAGATGTTAGTGATGTTTTTTTAAAATACATTCAGAAATATTTTTCTATATCATTAAATACATCAATACTTAGTTCTATTTCTGATAAAGATGGTATTTTAGTAAACACTAAAATAAATCATAATACTTATAATAGTAAAATGTATCATGCAATTTTAATAGCAGTTGGTAGAACTGCGAATACAGATTGTTTAGATATTAACATACCTGGTATAAAAGTAGATAAATATGGTTTTATTCAAGTAGATAATCAAATGCGTACTAATATTTCTAATATTTTTGCTATAGGAGATGTAGTTGGTCAACCTATGTTAGCGCATAAAGGTATGCATGAAGCACATATAGCAGCTGAAGTTATTGCTGGAAAAAAACATTTTTTTGATCCTAAAGTAATTCCATGTGTAGCTTATTGTGATCCTGAAATTGCTTGGACAGGAATTATGGAAGAAGAAGCTAAAAATAAAGGAATTAACTGTCGTTCAATAATTTTTCCTTGGAAATTTTTAGGAAAAGCAATAAGTTCTAATTGTTCTATTCCTGGTCTAACAAAATTAATTGTTGATACAAATAGTAATAGAATTATTGGAGGGGTTATTATTGGTAAACATGCAGGAGAATTATTATCACAAATTAACTTATCTATTGAAATGGGATGTGATATAGAAGATATAGCTTTAACAATCCATCCTCATCCTTCTTTATCTGAATCAATTAATATATCAGCACAATTATTTAATGGAACTGCTACTGATATGATTAATAAAAATATTATATAA
- the erpA gene encoding iron-sulfur cluster insertion protein ErpA codes for MLKHQIKITINAIKKIKKLLLKKKNFKLKLRIFITGGGCSGFQYGFELEKITKKNDISIIQSGIEIIIDPISIQYLLGGKIDYIENLEGSKFVISNPNAKRTCGCGLSFSI; via the coding sequence ATGTTAAAACATCAAATAAAAATTACTATTAATGCAATAAAAAAAATCAAAAAATTATTATTAAAAAAAAAAAATTTTAAATTGAAATTAAGAATATTTATTACTGGTGGAGGATGTAGTGGTTTTCAATATGGTTTTGAATTAGAAAAAATAACAAAAAAAAATGATATATCTATTATACAATCAGGAATAGAAATTATTATTGATCCTATTAGTATACAATACTTATTAGGAGGAAAAATAGATTATATTGAAAATTTAGAAGGATCTAAATTTGTTATTAGTAATCCAAATGCTAAAAGAACTTGCGGGTGCGGATTATCATTTAGTATATAA
- the ftsZ gene encoding cell division protein FtsZ yields the protein MFEPSELSNDAVIKVIGVGGGGSNAVEHMVREKIEGVEFFAINTDAQALRKIAVGQTIQIGNNITKGLGAGANPDVGKNSAEEDKETLKSALEGADMVFIAAGMGGGTGTGAAPVVAEVAKELGILTVAVVTKPFTFEGKKRMNFAEQGLNELSKYVDSLITIPNDKLLKVLTRGISLLDAFGAANDVLKGAVQGIAELITRPGLMNVDFADVRTVMSEMGYAMMGTGSASGENRAEEASEIAISSPLLEDIDLSGARGVLVNITAGFDLRLDEFETVGNTIRAFSSDNATVVIGTSLDPQMDHSLRVTVVATGIGMEKRSEISFIRNKSSKEAFVDYRNNNLRRNGILDNSNTIKKNINNNINSIKKEKKNFLDIPAFLRKKIDK from the coding sequence ATGTTTGAACCTTCAGAATTAAGTAATGATGCGGTTATTAAAGTAATTGGTGTTGGTGGCGGTGGAAGTAATGCAGTAGAACATATGGTCCGTGAAAAAATTGAAGGTGTCGAATTTTTTGCAATTAATACAGATGCACAGGCATTAAGAAAAATAGCTGTTGGACAAACAATCCAAATTGGAAATAATATTACAAAAGGTTTAGGAGCTGGAGCAAATCCTGATGTAGGTAAAAATTCTGCAGAAGAAGATAAAGAAACATTAAAATCAGCATTAGAAGGAGCTGATATGGTGTTTATAGCTGCAGGAATGGGAGGTGGTACAGGAACAGGAGCTGCTCCAGTAGTAGCAGAAGTTGCAAAAGAATTAGGTATATTAACTGTTGCTGTAGTTACAAAACCTTTTACTTTTGAGGGAAAAAAAAGAATGAACTTTGCTGAACAAGGATTAAATGAATTATCGAAATATGTTGACTCATTAATAACTATACCTAATGATAAATTATTAAAAGTATTAACACGTGGAATATCATTATTAGATGCTTTTGGGGCAGCAAATGATGTTTTAAAAGGAGCTGTTCAAGGAATTGCAGAACTAATAACGCGACCTGGACTAATGAATGTGGATTTTGCAGATGTTCGAACAGTTATGTCAGAAATGGGATATGCAATGATGGGAACAGGATCAGCCTCCGGAGAAAATAGAGCAGAAGAAGCTTCAGAAATAGCAATATCAAGTCCGTTACTAGAAGATATAGATCTATCGGGAGCAAGAGGAGTATTAGTAAATATTACCGCAGGTTTTGATTTACGACTTGATGAATTTGAAACAGTAGGTAATACAATTAGAGCGTTTTCCTCTGATAATGCTACAGTTGTAATTGGAACATCATTAGACCCTCAAATGGATCACTCATTACGAGTGACAGTAGTAGCTACAGGAATTGGAATGGAAAAAAGATCTGAAATTTCCTTTATACGTAATAAATCTTCTAAAGAAGCATTTGTAGATTATCGAAATAATAATTTAAGAAGAAATGGAATACTAGATAATTCAAATACTATAAAAAAAAATATAAATAATAATATTAATTCAATAAAAAAAGAAAAAAAAAATTTTTTAGATATTCCAGCATTTTTAAGAAAAAAAATAGATAAATAA
- the ftsA gene encoding cell division protein FtsA, whose protein sequence is MNLSIKKNIIAALEIGTTKIVVLIGEILKNEVINIIGFGKNKSQGIEKGNINNLNLLINCIKKSIHDAEIMANCKIYTVYLSISHDEINCYNEIGMTPIKKNEITKRDVKKVIKIAKSIKINNDHKILHMIPQEFSIDKKKGIRNPIGLSGIRMQANVHLITCNKNISNNIIKAIEKCGIYVKKNIFVGLASSLSVLTEEEKNSGVCLVDIGGEVMHVSIFFKGSLYHNAVIPYAGNIVTRDIAYAFSLSYSDAEFIKKKYGYAVEDIAIACKNIEIFNKKGIKIKNCHYHSLIEVIEPRYIELLNLVNNEIIKLYSQYNFKNINNNILKNIIFTGGSSKIKYLLLCAKKIFNTNIEIKKPCNISEIPKYLSKPEYATIIGLLQYGKNYQKNSFKKKKKNGIFKYFIKNIKYWLTH, encoded by the coding sequence ATGAATCTTTCAATAAAAAAAAACATAATCGCTGCGTTAGAAATTGGAACTACTAAAATAGTTGTATTAATAGGTGAAATTCTAAAAAATGAAGTGATTAATATCATAGGTTTTGGTAAAAATAAATCTCAAGGTATAGAAAAAGGTAATATTAATAATTTAAATTTATTAATAAATTGTATAAAAAAATCTATTCATGATGCAGAAATAATGGCAAATTGTAAAATATACACTGTATATTTATCTATTTCACATGATGAAATTAATTGTTACAATGAAATTGGTATGACTCCAATTAAAAAAAATGAAATTACAAAAAGAGATGTAAAAAAAGTTATTAAAATAGCTAAATCAATAAAAATAAATAATGATCACAAAATTTTACATATGATTCCACAAGAATTTTCTATAGATAAAAAAAAAGGAATACGCAACCCAATAGGATTATCAGGTATAAGAATGCAAGCTAATGTACATCTAATTACTTGTAATAAAAACATTTCTAATAACATAATTAAAGCTATTGAAAAATGTGGAATTTATGTGAAAAAAAATATATTTGTAGGATTAGCTTCTAGTTTGTCTGTTTTAACAGAAGAAGAAAAAAATTCTGGAGTGTGCTTAGTAGATATTGGCGGAGAAGTAATGCATGTAAGCATATTTTTTAAAGGATCATTATATCATAATGCTGTTATTCCATATGCTGGGAATATTGTAACACGTGATATTGCATATGCTTTTTCATTATCATATTCTGATGCTGAATTTATTAAAAAAAAATATGGATATGCAGTAGAAGATATTGCAATTGCTTGTAAAAACATAGAAATTTTTAATAAAAAAGGAATAAAAATAAAAAATTGTCATTATCATTCTTTAATAGAAGTAATTGAACCTAGATATATAGAATTATTAAATTTAGTAAATAACGAAATAATAAAATTATATTCTCAATATAATTTTAAAAATATTAATAACAATATATTAAAAAATATAATATTTACAGGAGGATCCTCAAAAATAAAATATCTATTATTATGTGCTAAAAAAATATTTAATACTAATATTGAAATAAAAAAACCTTGTAATATATCTGAAATACCTAAATATTTGTCTAAACCAGAATATGCAACAATTATTGGATTACTTCAATATGGAAAAAATTATCAAAAAAATTCTTTTAAAAAAAAAAAGAAAAATGGAATTTTTAAATATTTTATAAAAAATATTAAATATTGGTTAACACATTAA
- the rsmH gene encoding 16S rRNA (cytosine(1402)-N(4))-methyltransferase RsmH, which yields MSHIPVLLKETINALNIKKNGIYIDGTFGNGGHTKEILKYLGQSGKLYSIDQDIKSVNKGKKIKDKRFSIIFGKFSKKIPYIYKKNKKKKIDGILLDLGISSNQINQNDRGFSFMKNGLLDMRMNNTTGIPAWKWLKKSSQKEIEKVLRKYGEERYSKKISYAIYNRNKKKTITQTLDLVQIIKKAIPKIDKYKHPATRTFQAIRIHINNEIKELKKTLKISIKILKKKRRLVIICFHSLENRIVKNFFKKHGKTFFIPRGLPITEKKIKKIENKKIKIIKKIKPKKTEIQKNKRSRSAILRIAEML from the coding sequence ATGTCACATATACCTGTATTACTTAAAGAAACAATTAATGCTTTAAATATTAAGAAAAATGGCATATATATTGATGGAACATTTGGAAACGGAGGACATACAAAAGAAATATTAAAGTATTTAGGACAATCTGGTAAACTATATTCTATTGATCAAGATATTAAATCAGTAAATAAAGGAAAAAAAATAAAAGACAAGAGATTTTCTATAATATTTGGAAAATTTTCTAAAAAAATACCTTATATATATAAAAAAAATAAAAAAAAAAAAATTGATGGAATTTTATTAGATTTAGGAATTTCATCAAATCAAATTAATCAAAATGATAGAGGTTTTTCATTTATGAAAAACGGACTATTAGATATGCGTATGAACAATACAACAGGTATACCAGCTTGGAAATGGCTTAAAAAATCTAGTCAAAAAGAAATAGAGAAAGTGCTAAGAAAATATGGAGAAGAAAGATATTCTAAAAAAATTTCTTATGCTATCTATAATAGAAATAAAAAAAAAACAATAACTCAAACATTAGATTTAGTACAAATTATAAAAAAAGCAATTCCAAAAATAGATAAATATAAACATCCGGCAACAAGAACTTTTCAAGCTATACGTATTCATATAAATAATGAAATTAAAGAATTAAAAAAAACATTAAAAATATCAATAAAGATATTAAAAAAAAAAAGAAGATTAGTTATTATTTGTTTTCATTCTCTTGAAAATAGAATAGTAAAAAATTTTTTTAAAAAACATGGTAAAACTTTTTTTATACCAAGAGGATTACCTATTACCGAAAAAAAAATCAAAAAAATTGAAAATAAAAAAATAAAAATTATCAAAAAAATTAAACCTAAAAAAACTGAAATTCAAAAAAATAAAAGATCTAGAAGTGCAATATTAAGAATTGCAGAAATGTTATAA
- the ilvN gene encoding acetolactate synthase small subunit — protein MRRILSILLENESGALSRVVGLFSQRGYNIDSLSVAPTNKKNISKLTIQTFGNKKTIEQIEKQLHKLIDVYQVLEITNKNYIEREILLIKIQINNLKKLHKINQIIEIYKGNIIDCSSEQYIIQISDTNRNIDSFLNIAKKSFKIIELSRSGVIGISCYQ, from the coding sequence ATGCGCAGAATTTTATCAATATTATTAGAAAATGAATCAGGTGCATTATCACGAGTAGTAGGACTTTTTTCACAAAGAGGATATAATATAGATAGTCTATCAGTTGCTCCGACTAATAAAAAAAATATATCAAAATTAACAATTCAAACTTTTGGAAATAAAAAAACTATTGAACAAATTGAAAAACAACTTCATAAATTAATTGATGTATACCAAGTATTGGAAATAACAAATAAAAATTATATTGAAAGAGAAATTCTATTAATAAAAATTCAGATAAATAATCTAAAAAAATTGCATAAAATAAATCAAATTATAGAAATATATAAAGGTAATATTATTGATTGTTCTTCAGAACAATATATTATTCAAATATCAGATACAAATAGAAATATTGATTCTTTTTTAAATATTGCAAAAAAATCTTTTAAAATTATTGAATTATCAAGATCTGGTGTTATAGGTATCAGTTGTTATCAATAA